One Argiope bruennichi chromosome 5, qqArgBrue1.1, whole genome shotgun sequence DNA segment encodes these proteins:
- the LOC129969223 gene encoding putative lipoyltransferase 2, mitochondrial: MGLEKLPVVFVQNLGKMCFKKALDVQKTASKQILKKLASKDFESIENCLFLVEHEPVYTVGIRNKQYVKDEEKLKTFGADFLVTDRGGLITFHGPGQLVAYPVIYLGQFNVNKSMKLYVKQLENTIIGICHNFGLTATTTSDVGVWINDRKIAAIGIHGTRYVTSHGIALNCNVDLNWFSHIVPCGLEGKEVTSLSKELQRDVTIKETIPLFLDSFKKHFACNLQYKDT, translated from the exons ATGGGATTAGAAAAATTGCCGGTAGTTTTCGTTCAGAATTTgggaaaaatgtgttttaaaaaagcattagaTGTTCAAAAAACTGCcagcaaacaaattttaaagaagttagcgTCGAAGGACTTTGAATCaatagaaaattgtttatttttagtaGAACACGAACCAGTTTACACTGTTGGTATTCGCAATAAACAATATgtaaaagatgaagaaaaattgaaaacttttggtGCAGATTTCTTAGTAACAGATCGAGGAGGTTTAATAACGTTTCATGGACCTGGACAGCTGGTAGCTTATCCTGTGATTTATTTAGGccaatttaatgtaaataaaagcatgaaattgTATGTCAAGCaattagaaaatacaataattggCATTTGTCATAACTTCGGTTTGACAGCCACTACTACGAGCGATGTGGGAGTGTggataaatgatagaaaaatagcAGCTATAG gcatTCATGGCACACGATATGTTACATCTCACGGCATAGCACTGAACTGCAATGTTGATTTAAACTGGTTTTCCCATATAGTGCCCTGCGGCCTTGAAGGGAAGGAAGTAACGTCTTTATCGAAGGAGCTTCAGCGCGATGTTACAATTAAAGAAACTATACCTCTATTTTtggattcatttaaaaaacattttgcttgcAATCTTCAATATAAAGATACTTGA